One Cellulomonas sp. NS3 genomic region harbors:
- a CDS encoding LysM peptidoglycan-binding domain-containing protein, with protein MRGQRTTTTRPGVRLLAAAALPLGLAASAALAWALAVRLRALLPMDLATASVDRVVELGVVGLGLALVVWLTWGLALATSCAAARTVGLTWRAGERAVARHAPSVVRRALVVALGAGLGVSGAVGAHATTPGDGLDVGWSATTASSPAPVPTPAASTSPGPPGAGPVTPPPSAAHRGVHAPDALDPAPTRGSVPATPSDALPGSDATQAEGTGHRSGTATTSPAGGTAPGAGADAVAARPGTPAPAPAGVATWNASSPATPASESATAARSAGTDAGPATGVVPAPDAGAGAGAGAGDTVVVAAGDSLWRIAQRALGPDATHQEVAAEWPRWYAANADVLGADPDLVLPGQVLRAPSTGPTPGGTP; from the coding sequence ATGCGAGGACAGCGCACCACCACCACCCGCCCCGGCGTCCGGCTGCTCGCCGCCGCCGCGCTGCCGCTGGGGCTCGCCGCCTCCGCGGCCCTCGCCTGGGCGCTCGCGGTGCGGCTCCGGGCGCTGCTCCCGATGGACCTCGCCACCGCCTCCGTGGACCGGGTGGTCGAGCTGGGCGTCGTCGGTCTCGGGCTCGCCCTCGTGGTGTGGCTGACGTGGGGGCTCGCCCTCGCGACGTCGTGCGCTGCGGCTCGCACGGTCGGACTCACGTGGCGGGCGGGCGAACGCGCCGTCGCCCGTCACGCGCCGAGCGTGGTGCGGCGGGCGCTCGTCGTCGCCCTCGGCGCCGGGCTCGGGGTCTCGGGCGCGGTCGGGGCGCACGCGACGACCCCGGGCGACGGGCTCGACGTCGGGTGGAGCGCGACGACGGCCTCGTCGCCCGCGCCGGTGCCCACGCCCGCGGCGAGCACCTCACCCGGACCTCCCGGCGCGGGACCGGTCACGCCGCCTCCGTCGGCGGCGCACCGGGGCGTGCACGCGCCGGACGCCCTCGACCCCGCGCCCACCAGAGGGTCCGTACCCGCGACACCCTCGGACGCACTCCCGGGATCCGACGCCACTCAGGCCGAGGGCACCGGGCACCGGTCGGGCACCGCGACGACCTCCCCGGCGGGCGGGACGGCACCCGGCGCCGGTGCCGATGCCGTCGCCGCTCGACCCGGCACGCCCGCACCCGCACCCGCAGGCGTCGCGACATGGAACGCGAGCAGTCCGGCGACGCCGGCGTCCGAGAGCGCGACGGCCGCGCGATCGGCCGGCACCGACGCCGGCCCGGCCACCGGCGTCGTCCCGGCACCCGACGCCGGTGCCGGGGCCGGGGCCGGCGCCGGGGACACCGTGGTCGTCGCCGCGGGCGACAGCCTCTGGCGGATCGCGCAGCGGGCGCTCGGGCCCGACGCCACCCACCAGGAGGTCGCGGCCGAGTGGCCGCGGTGGTACGCCGCGAACGCCGACGTCCTCGGTGCCGACCCCGACCTCGTGCTCCCCGGTCAGGTCCTCCGGGCGCCCAGCACCGGCCCGACGCCCGGCGGCACCCCGTGA
- a CDS encoding helix-turn-helix domain-containing protein: protein MAPRFLTLADVTEVLNISAAQAYALVRSGELPAIQIGGRLQWRVEASELERYIERMYAQTRARIETEHDVDEGAQR, encoded by the coding sequence ATGGCTCCCAGGTTCCTCACGCTGGCCGACGTGACCGAGGTGCTCAACATCTCGGCGGCGCAGGCCTACGCGCTGGTGCGCTCGGGCGAGCTGCCGGCCATCCAGATCGGCGGCCGGCTGCAGTGGCGCGTCGAGGCGAGCGAGCTCGAGCGGTACATCGAGCGCATGTACGCCCAGACGCGTGCGCGCATCGAGACGGAGCACGACGTCGACGAGGGCGCCCAGCGCTGA